A segment of the Salminus brasiliensis chromosome 5, fSalBra1.hap2, whole genome shotgun sequence genome:
atacatttctttagttttagGTGGGGGGGCATGGGGGGTGAAGGTCCTGGATGAGACAGGGTTAACTGTCCAAGCGATCCTTAAGAAAGCTGAATGGAGATATTTAGAGTTATGATGATTTACTTTGGCCAGTTTTTACATTTCTCCCCTTTGTAGCTTCTATTCGTGTTCTGCACGACCcaaacagtctgtgtgtgtgtgtgtgtgtgtgatccaaACATTAtgtaataaacaatatatttcctgtatttttacaccttaaaatgggtcaatttgacccGCAGTGTAACAGGATCTGGATTCTCCTTATCTAGTTTAGAGATTAGAAGAAGGTTTGATCTCATTTTGtgcagaaaacaaaaaaaacccttttaatgaataaattcagctactttaagctgcagccattgctgacacagatgtgcaaatgcacacacagcttgtttagtcaatgtagagaagaagtactgccaatagaataggactctctggagcagatcaacatcatgaccctagaGGGCCAGACATGGGCTTACGaagtataaagtcccccagcattgagctgtggagcagtggaggaactgtgttctctggaatgatggatggtggtggagctccatccagtacttttggatgggatgagttggggtggtgatcatcatctaacATCTAATCCTGAttttctagtagaaagtcttctcctctggacagtagagaccgttacttcaacagaagcaggagaaactcttttaatactcttgatttcaaaagaagcaaTGAGCAATAAAaaggcgtccaaatacttttgtccatacagagTACACATCTTGCTGTACTTTGGCGTCTCAAATATTGATTCTCAGGTGCAACAtaaaggtaataataataagtcgaTGAGGACCTGATGCACTCATGCCGGGTGAGATTCCGCCTCACTCCTGGTGCACTCGTGTGTCTCTAATGTACTCAAGAGCGTGaagctcttcccacactctaaGCAGCAGTACGGCCGGAGTCTGCTGTGAGTCTGCAGGTGTCGTCGGTGACTGCTCTGCTGATTGAAACTCTTCCCGCAGTCGGCGCAGTCGTACGGCTTCACCccggtgtgaatgcgctggtgcttcttcagggttcctctctctctgaagcTCTTCCCACAGTAGGAGCAGCAGTGGGGCTTCTCCCCGGTGTGTATGCGCTCGTGTTGTTGGAGGTTAGTGTGGTGGGTGAAGCTCTTCCCACACTCGGTGCAGTAGTAGggcttctctccggtgtgaatgcgctggtgcgTGAGGAGACTACCGTGCTGACTGAAGCTCCTCCCACAGTCCGAGCAGCGATACGGCTTCTCTCCGGTGTGGACGCGCTGGTGTCGCTGGAGGTTACTCTGGTGGTTGAAGCTCTGGCCACACTCGGAGCAGCTGTACGGTTTCACCCCGGAGTGAACGTGCTGGTGCTTGGTGAGGTTGCTCCTGTCT
Coding sequences within it:
- the LOC140555887 gene encoding uncharacterized protein; the encoded protein is MLGPSAARRRMQDDGTGEEKTHHCSSSQLSCTKRHQKSFACSGCEKSFSRRSNLQRHQQIHCSERRGGALDNRSSAGQVPYESSDCGNNPPKPEQLAPPGQKLFCCSECGKSFPKLSTLQRHQRIHTGEKPYPCSDCGKSFRDRSNLTKHQHVHSGVKPYSCSECGQSFNHQSNLQRHQRVHTGEKPYRCSDCGRSFSQHGSLLTHQRIHTGEKPYYCTECGKSFTHHTNLQQHERIHTGEKPHCCSYCGKSFRERGTLKKHQRIHTGVKPYDCADCGKSFNQQSSHRRHLQTHSRLRPYCCLECGKSFTLLSTLETHECTRSEAESHPA